Proteins encoded by one window of Cyclobacteriaceae bacterium:
- a CDS encoding ABC transporter permease produces MLKNYVAIAVRNILKYQVFSFINIFGLAVAMSICMAIMMLVADQMMLDRHNQFADRIYRITSIPYWEELNGAPGKEFATTTLPIKDELLNNYTGVEKAVRIMRGFGNHWVEVEPSRDINIPVSGFFADPEILDLFQHELLYGDAATALQEPYSVVLTEKTARKLFKVENPVGESFKVGKLGTYKVTGVIKETEHRSHIVAEAFASMATVQSLEATGVLGNDLDNWHNFTQGWVYVLVEEGKTIKDIEPHLAKISADHFSNLIEPNTTEVKYSYQNLLEIIPGKMLNNPIGPFMPWFIVYFLAGLAGVILITSCFNFTNLSIARSLTRAREIGVRKVTGATRWQLFTQFLSESVIVSLFALVLAIGMIYFLKPFVVDLAFARFLKWNLSANYVVYGLFFILAIGVGLLAGLFPAGILSGFQPVKVLKNLGNTRLMSKVGLRKTLLVVQFSVAMIFILTVIVMYNQLSLFSHHDNGFSSENKIIIQKGETSILNLKTELLKQANVQNVSAASHIPLAGIQYGGDFLRSLSEKEGKSLSYFSVDEDYLANMELTLAAGKFFAPEAGESNRNFIVLNETALKEFHFNSPAEAIGEVLIMKRDSSEKQIIGVVKDYHFELFAESLEPLALMYNPDEYRLLQVTYSGSFEDVTKSAERAWSVVNPGLKVEVKDFEAEMGKLFDIVFGTLIRLLGFIAFIAITISCLGLLGMATYSLESRKKEIAMRKILGSSNSALVFTLSKGYIVILVIALAVAVPAAYFLNTFWLENLAYHVTVDFMTIGLGVFILAFFALFTIGSQTLQAIFINPVENLKSE; encoded by the coding sequence ATGTTAAAAAACTACGTGGCCATTGCTGTACGGAATATTCTTAAGTACCAGGTATTCTCCTTTATCAACATTTTTGGTTTGGCTGTAGCCATGTCTATTTGTATGGCCATTATGATGCTGGTGGCCGATCAGATGATGCTTGATCGGCATAATCAATTTGCTGACCGTATTTACAGAATTACATCAATCCCTTACTGGGAAGAATTAAATGGAGCACCGGGTAAAGAGTTCGCCACCACTACCTTACCTATAAAGGATGAGCTATTAAACAATTACACCGGAGTTGAAAAGGCCGTGCGGATCATGCGCGGGTTTGGCAATCATTGGGTTGAAGTTGAACCCAGTCGCGATATAAATATTCCTGTCAGTGGTTTTTTTGCTGATCCTGAGATTCTGGACCTTTTTCAACATGAGCTATTATATGGTGATGCAGCCACTGCACTTCAGGAACCATACTCGGTAGTACTTACTGAAAAGACAGCGCGTAAACTTTTTAAAGTTGAAAACCCTGTAGGGGAATCTTTTAAAGTTGGGAAGCTGGGAACGTATAAAGTAACCGGTGTTATTAAGGAGACAGAACATCGGTCGCATATTGTGGCGGAAGCCTTTGCCAGTATGGCTACGGTTCAAAGTCTGGAGGCAACAGGTGTGTTGGGAAACGATCTGGACAACTGGCATAATTTCACACAGGGTTGGGTATATGTGTTGGTAGAAGAGGGTAAGACAATTAAAGATATTGAACCTCACCTTGCAAAAATCAGTGCCGATCATTTCAGTAACCTGATTGAACCCAATACAACGGAAGTTAAGTACAGTTATCAAAATCTGTTAGAGATCATTCCGGGTAAAATGTTAAATAACCCAATCGGGCCGTTTATGCCTTGGTTTATCGTTTATTTTTTGGCAGGCCTCGCGGGTGTCATCCTGATCACTTCGTGTTTCAACTTTACCAACCTGTCCATAGCTCGGTCACTTACCAGAGCACGTGAAATTGGCGTACGTAAGGTAACGGGGGCAACACGTTGGCAATTATTCACCCAATTCCTAAGCGAATCTGTAATCGTTTCCTTATTCGCTCTCGTCCTCGCCATCGGTATGATTTATTTTCTTAAGCCTTTTGTGGTTGATCTCGCGTTTGCCCGGTTTCTGAAGTGGAACTTATCCGCAAACTACGTTGTGTATGGCTTGTTTTTCATTTTGGCGATTGGGGTCGGTTTGCTGGCCGGATTGTTTCCGGCCGGTATCCTGTCCGGCTTTCAACCTGTAAAAGTATTGAAGAACCTGGGCAATACCCGATTGATGTCTAAGGTGGGTTTGCGCAAAACGTTATTGGTTGTACAGTTCTCTGTGGCTATGATTTTCATACTAACCGTGATTGTGATGTACAACCAGCTCAGTTTGTTCTCCCATCACGACAATGGATTTTCGTCTGAAAATAAAATAATCATTCAGAAGGGGGAGACATCAATTTTAAATCTAAAAACTGAACTGCTCAAGCAGGCCAATGTTCAGAACGTTTCAGCTGCCTCGCATATTCCATTAGCTGGTATTCAATATGGAGGAGATTTTTTGCGCTCATTGAGCGAAAAGGAAGGGAAGAGCCTGAGTTACTTTTCTGTGGATGAAGATTACCTGGCTAACATGGAGCTTACGTTAGCGGCAGGTAAATTCTTTGCTCCGGAAGCAGGGGAGTCAAATCGTAATTTTATTGTGTTGAATGAGACTGCACTAAAGGAATTTCATTTTAATTCTCCTGCAGAAGCTATTGGTGAAGTGTTGATTATGAAACGAGATTCCTCCGAAAAGCAAATCATTGGGGTAGTTAAAGATTATCATTTTGAACTTTTTGCTGAAAGCCTTGAACCGCTGGCGCTGATGTATAATCCTGATGAGTACAGATTACTTCAGGTAACATATTCCGGTAGTTTCGAAGATGTAACTAAAAGCGCTGAGCGTGCATGGTCGGTTGTTAACCCCGGGCTTAAGGTTGAGGTAAAGGATTTTGAAGCAGAGATGGGTAAGTTATTCGATATTGTTTTCGGTACCCTCATCAGGCTATTGGGCTTCATAGCCTTTATCGCCATTACCATTTCATGCCTCGGTCTGTTGGGAATGGCAACGTATTCATTGGAGTCGAGAAAGAAGGAAATTGCCATGCGTAAAATATTAGGCAGTTCAAACAGCGCCTTGGTGTTTACCTTGTCGAAAGGGTACATCGTCATATTGGTTATTGCCCTGGCCGTAGCTGTTCCTGCCGCTTATTTCCTAAACACGTTTTGGCTTGAAAACCTCGCTTACCACGTTACGGTAGATTTTATGACCATTGGTCTTGGGGTTTTTATCCTTGCCTTTTTTGCCCTGTTTACCATCGGCTCTCAAACTCTTCAGGCCATTTTTATTAACCCGGTTGAAAATCTTAAAAGTGAGTAA
- a CDS encoding ABC transporter permease, with protein sequence MIKNYLLITFRSMMKSKLYIFINILGMAISIACCITAYYNWDFNASFDSHHKQASEIYRVNSIRSFQGQATEFGHVPVPLGAVARENIKDVKALTRYSGTYAEFKIEDEIFDSNMSYVDPDFFDMFTYEFLSGSPSTIKNKTSVLISDELALRLFGGTDVLGKTLTHILGDGKTKEYEIAAVYKTSPINTSFNDHAFALYDNYWDVAPDLQQGLNWYYRNTLFLQIPDPARISSIETQLKPFIENNNKVREDFVITAFKLDSFVGMAVRDTYSERPGSWTRDASPIAAVVGVAVMGIFVLLIACFNLTNTSIAISSRRLKEIGIRKVMGSMRAQLIVQFIGETMLVCFISLVFGMLIADFLLIPAFNSLWPYMKLTTNYFGEPDFLFVMIGILAFTGLLAGSYPAFYISKFQPTTILKGKLKFGGTNYFTRVLLTLQFAISLVGIVCSIAFTENAKYQRDFDLGFKQKEVLFTWINGEAEFNALRDIMLQHPDVISVAGSEHHIFASMYNDPIRHETTEIEVDIMHVGTDYLKTAGLILKSGRDFERDSETDKKESVIITEKLAAKFGWDQPLGKEVVWMDTVKLYVVGVVKDVYTNGLWREHEPLMIRYGGPEKYRHLLVSAPSDKIVAVNEYMEERWKEVYPNRKFASRFMDDENVEAITVNTNIVKMFVFLGIVAVLLSITGLFTLVSLNIIKRMKEIGVRKVLGASISNISRVINTEFAIILIIACGLGVAGGYYMSGMLMSSIWKFYQNATVTTMIISSLIILVASALTVGMKTYNTARMNPVNVLRDE encoded by the coding sequence ATGATCAAAAATTATTTACTCATTACTTTCCGCAGCATGATGAAGAGCAAACTGTACATCTTCATCAATATACTAGGCATGGCTATTTCTATAGCCTGTTGCATTACCGCATATTATAACTGGGATTTCAACGCAAGTTTCGATAGCCACCATAAGCAGGCATCCGAAATCTATCGGGTAAATTCCATCCGGAGTTTCCAGGGACAGGCTACAGAATTCGGCCATGTTCCGGTACCATTAGGGGCAGTGGCGCGTGAAAACATTAAAGACGTAAAGGCCTTAACACGCTATTCGGGTACGTACGCTGAATTTAAAATTGAAGATGAGATTTTTGATTCCAACATGTCGTATGTCGATCCTGACTTTTTTGACATGTTTACCTACGAATTTCTATCAGGTTCACCATCTACAATTAAAAATAAAACCAGCGTATTGATTAGTGATGAACTTGCTCTTCGGTTATTTGGTGGCACGGATGTGCTCGGTAAGACCCTTACCCATATTTTGGGCGATGGGAAAACAAAGGAATATGAAATAGCAGCAGTTTACAAAACATCACCTATTAACACCAGCTTTAACGACCACGCTTTTGCTTTGTATGATAATTACTGGGATGTGGCTCCGGATCTACAACAAGGACTAAATTGGTATTACCGGAATACCTTGTTTTTGCAAATACCGGACCCAGCCCGCATTTCAAGTATTGAAACACAGCTTAAGCCATTCATAGAAAATAACAATAAGGTCAGGGAGGATTTCGTCATCACAGCATTCAAACTTGATTCATTTGTAGGTATGGCTGTTCGCGATACGTATTCCGAACGTCCAGGCTCCTGGACACGTGATGCTTCTCCTATAGCTGCGGTGGTAGGCGTTGCCGTTATGGGAATATTTGTGCTGTTGATTGCCTGCTTTAACCTCACCAATACATCCATCGCCATTTCATCCAGAAGGTTAAAGGAGATTGGCATCAGAAAAGTGATGGGCAGTATGCGCGCACAGCTCATCGTTCAATTTATTGGCGAAACCATGTTGGTTTGCTTTATCTCCCTGGTCTTTGGTATGTTGATAGCTGATTTCCTGTTGATTCCGGCCTTCAATTCACTCTGGCCATACATGAAGCTCACCACCAATTATTTTGGTGAGCCCGATTTTCTCTTTGTCATGATAGGCATACTGGCCTTTACCGGCTTATTGGCCGGAAGTTATCCTGCATTTTATATCAGCAAGTTTCAACCCACTACCATATTAAAAGGCAAACTGAAGTTTGGTGGAACAAATTATTTTACCCGGGTATTATTAACCCTCCAATTTGCTATTTCATTAGTCGGTATTGTGTGCAGTATTGCGTTTACCGAGAATGCCAAATACCAGCGCGATTTCGACCTGGGATTTAAGCAGAAGGAAGTACTGTTCACGTGGATCAACGGTGAAGCCGAGTTTAACGCTTTACGCGATATCATGCTTCAACATCCGGATGTAATTTCAGTGGCTGGGTCAGAGCATCACATTTTTGCCAGCATGTATAATGATCCCATCCGGCATGAAACAACTGAGATTGAAGTGGATATTATGCACGTAGGTACGGATTACCTCAAAACTGCAGGGCTTATATTAAAGAGTGGCCGCGACTTTGAACGAGATTCTGAAACCGACAAGAAGGAGTCGGTAATCATTACGGAAAAATTGGCGGCAAAGTTTGGCTGGGATCAACCGTTGGGTAAAGAAGTGGTGTGGATGGACACGGTTAAGTTGTATGTGGTTGGAGTAGTGAAAGATGTGTACACAAATGGGTTGTGGCGTGAGCATGAACCACTAATGATCCGTTATGGTGGCCCTGAAAAGTATCGCCACTTGTTGGTAAGCGCACCTTCCGATAAAATCGTGGCTGTAAATGAATACATGGAGGAGCGATGGAAGGAAGTTTATCCAAATCGCAAGTTTGCCAGCCGTTTTATGGACGATGAGAATGTCGAGGCCATTACCGTCAATACAAATATTGTGAAGATGTTTGTGTTTCTGGGAATCGTTGCCGTGTTGTTGTCAATTACCGGATTGTTTACACTGGTATCGTTAAACATCATTAAACGCATGAAAGAAATTGGAGTACGTAAAGTATTGGGTGCTTCCATTTCAAATATTTCGCGTGTTATCAATACGGAGTTCGCCATTATTTTGATTATTGCCTGTGGGCTGGGTGTTGCCGGTGGATATTATATGTCTGGCATGTTGATGAGCAGCATCTGGAAATTTTATCAAAATGCTACAGTAACCACCATGATCATTTCGTCTTTGATTATTCTGGTGGCTTCAGCACTTACGGTGGGCATGAAAACCTACAATACCGCCCGGATGAATCCGGTTAATGTATTGCGCGATGAGTAA
- a CDS encoding ABC transporter ATP-binding protein translates to MIKLKNLEKVYTTEEVETTALSNINLEIKDGEFVAIMGPSGCGKSTLLNILGLLDNPSNGEYHFGEHEVAKYSERQRAQLRKGSIGFVFQSFNLIDELTVFENVELPLLYMKVPAAERKQRVEEVLERMNIMHRKNHFPQQLSGGQQQRVAISRAIVAKPKVILADEPTGNLDSANGEEVMKLLSQLNEEGTTIIMVTHSPYDANYAHRIVNLFDGKVVTENIKEQFHI, encoded by the coding sequence ATGATTAAACTAAAAAATCTTGAAAAAGTATACACTACCGAAGAGGTAGAGACTACTGCCCTGAGCAATATTAACCTGGAGATTAAAGATGGCGAGTTTGTAGCCATCATGGGCCCTTCCGGTTGCGGTAAATCAACCTTATTGAATATTCTGGGCTTGCTGGATAACCCCAGCAACGGAGAATACCATTTCGGTGAGCACGAAGTAGCCAAATACTCTGAGCGTCAGCGGGCACAGTTGCGTAAAGGTTCAATTGGTTTTGTATTTCAAAGCTTTAACCTCATTGATGAACTAACTGTGTTTGAAAACGTTGAGCTTCCATTGTTGTATATGAAAGTACCTGCAGCTGAGCGGAAGCAACGCGTAGAGGAAGTATTGGAGCGCATGAACATTATGCACCGGAAAAATCACTTCCCACAGCAACTTTCAGGTGGTCAGCAACAGCGTGTGGCTATTTCGCGTGCCATTGTAGCAAAGCCAAAAGTAATTCTGGCCGATGAACCTACTGGTAACCTGGATTCAGCTAATGGCGAAGAAGTAATGAAGCTTCTTTCTCAATTAAATGAAGAGGGAACAACCATCATCATGGTAACACACTCACCTTACGATGCCAACTACGCGCACCGCATTGTTAACCTGTTTGACGGTAAAGTGGTTACAGAGAACATCAAAGAACAATTTCATATATAG
- a CDS encoding HlyD family efflux transporter periplasmic adaptor subunit, producing the protein MDRQIKKKTWTLKKIATYGGIALFVVFVGYQLLFADRRSTLKVERDKVTISTVSNGVFQEFIPQTGTVEPSRTVYLDAVEGGTIKAVVAESGAMLKKGDIILELSNLNRELTVLQQEAQLNESITRQRDTRLAITRNDLEQRQTLALIDNQLQILEPQYFRQKQLFEKKLISKQEFERTEADYKYNLERRRITYEVYKNDSLDRIRQLRELTFREQKMTESLEGVSKILDNLIIRAPIDGQLTRPQLDAGQSVNPGQRLGQVDVVGSYKVRVEIDEIYLPRITEGLKGTTSFANNNYELAITYVYPNVTNGRFPVDMNFVGETPQGIRRGLSLRLRIELGQSSEELLLPVGGFYKDTGGNWVYVLEADGNRAVKRSVKLGRKNTEHFEVIEGLQPGDRVITSSYENFGNNEVLILN; encoded by the coding sequence ATGGATCGTCAGATTAAAAAGAAGACCTGGACATTAAAAAAGATAGCCACCTATGGCGGCATTGCCCTGTTTGTTGTATTTGTTGGATACCAATTATTGTTTGCCGACAGACGATCAACGCTGAAAGTTGAACGTGATAAAGTAACGATTTCTACTGTGAGCAATGGTGTATTTCAGGAGTTTATCCCTCAAACCGGAACAGTTGAGCCAAGCCGTACCGTATACCTTGATGCCGTTGAGGGTGGAACAATTAAAGCGGTTGTGGCTGAGAGTGGAGCCATGCTAAAAAAAGGAGATATAATTCTTGAATTAAGCAACCTTAACCGTGAATTGACAGTCTTGCAACAGGAAGCGCAATTGAACGAAAGTATTACCCGGCAGCGGGATACCCGTTTAGCGATTACGCGAAATGACCTGGAACAACGGCAAACGCTGGCGTTGATTGATAATCAATTACAGATTCTTGAGCCTCAGTATTTCAGGCAAAAGCAACTGTTTGAAAAGAAATTAATTTCAAAGCAGGAGTTTGAAAGAACTGAAGCAGACTATAAATACAACCTGGAACGCAGACGGATCACTTATGAAGTATATAAAAATGACTCCCTTGATCGGATCAGGCAATTGCGTGAACTTACTTTCCGTGAGCAAAAAATGACAGAAAGTTTGGAAGGCGTAAGCAAAATATTGGATAACCTGATTATTCGGGCACCCATTGATGGGCAACTTACGCGACCACAGCTTGACGCAGGCCAAAGTGTAAACCCGGGCCAGCGTTTAGGCCAGGTAGATGTGGTGGGTAGTTATAAAGTGCGTGTTGAAATTGATGAGATTTACTTGCCCCGCATTACAGAAGGGTTGAAAGGCACAACCAGTTTTGCGAATAACAACTATGAATTGGCGATAACGTATGTGTACCCCAACGTTACCAATGGAAGATTTCCGGTTGATATGAACTTTGTAGGAGAGACTCCTCAGGGTATCCGAAGAGGTTTGTCGTTGCGTTTGCGAATAGAACTGGGTCAATCATCGGAGGAATTATTGTTGCCGGTAGGTGGCTTTTATAAGGATACCGGTGGAAACTGGGTATATGTTTTGGAAGCTGACGGTAACCGGGCGGTTAAACGCAGCGTCAAACTGGGCAGAAAGAACACCGAGCACTTTGAAGTAATTGAAGGACTGCAACCAGGCGACCGTGTAATAACTTCATCGTATGAGAATTTTGGAAACAATGAGGTGCTGATTTTGAACTAA
- a CDS encoding sigma-54 dependent transcriptional regulator, producing MEQKHGKILIVDDNEDLLKAAKMFLKRHFAQVDIEKNPEAIPALMNNEDYDVILLDMNFTKDVSSGSEGYYWLGKILELDPSAVVVLITAYGDVQMAVKAIKAGATDFVLKPWENEKLLATLYSSMRLRESRDQIETLKFKNQEINQELNKRFSEIIGQSTTMQRIFQTIDRVAQTDANVLILGENGTGKELIARAIHRNSSRSHENFVGVDLGSITETLFESELFGHKKGAFTDAKEDRAGRFELANGGTLFLDEIGNLSMPLQAKLLTVLQNRRVSRVGANKETPINIRLISATNMPLYDMVKENRFRQDLLYRINTIEIEIPPLRERLEDIPLLANHFLKYYAEKYNKTVSKISDAAAVRMHKHPWPGNIRELQHAIERAVILSNNPVLQPEDFNLSTSGPKEDGQLSLEQYNLEEVEKLLIRKVLKKYNGNITQAAAELGLTRSSLYRRLEKHGL from the coding sequence ATGGAACAAAAGCACGGCAAAATTCTGATTGTTGACGATAACGAAGACCTGTTGAAAGCCGCCAAAATGTTTTTAAAAAGACATTTTGCACAGGTAGATATAGAGAAAAACCCCGAGGCCATACCGGCTTTAATGAATAACGAAGATTACGATGTGATTCTGCTCGACATGAACTTCACCAAAGATGTGAGTAGTGGCAGCGAGGGGTACTATTGGTTAGGTAAGATTCTGGAGCTTGATCCTTCAGCCGTTGTGGTTCTAATAACGGCCTATGGCGATGTGCAGATGGCCGTTAAAGCGATCAAAGCGGGTGCAACTGATTTTGTGCTGAAGCCTTGGGAAAATGAAAAGCTACTGGCTACGCTTTATTCCTCTATGCGGCTTCGCGAGTCGCGCGACCAGATTGAAACCCTGAAATTCAAGAATCAGGAAATCAACCAGGAGCTTAACAAGCGCTTCAGTGAAATCATCGGACAAAGCACAACCATGCAACGCATCTTTCAAACCATTGACCGTGTTGCACAAACGGATGCCAATGTTTTGATATTGGGTGAGAACGGCACCGGTAAAGAATTGATTGCCCGTGCCATTCACAGAAACTCCTCCCGCTCACACGAAAATTTTGTTGGCGTAGATTTAGGTTCCATTACCGAAACACTCTTTGAGAGCGAACTTTTCGGTCATAAAAAAGGCGCATTCACCGATGCCAAAGAAGATCGCGCGGGTAGATTTGAACTGGCTAATGGTGGCACGTTGTTTTTAGATGAGATTGGAAACCTCTCCATGCCCCTGCAAGCCAAGTTGTTAACCGTACTTCAAAACCGAAGGGTTAGTCGTGTGGGGGCAAATAAAGAGACACCAATTAATATTCGCCTGATTTCTGCCACCAACATGCCGCTGTATGATATGGTAAAAGAAAATCGCTTTCGGCAGGATCTACTTTATCGTATCAACACCATTGAAATTGAAATTCCTCCGTTACGCGAACGCCTGGAAGACATTCCGTTACTGGCGAACCACTTTTTAAAATACTACGCGGAGAAGTACAACAAAACAGTCAGCAAAATAAGTGATGCTGCCGCGGTGCGGATGCACAAACATCCGTGGCCCGGAAATATTCGGGAACTGCAACATGCAATTGAACGCGCTGTGATTCTCAGCAATAATCCGGTTCTTCAGCCCGAAGACTTTAACCTGTCAACCTCAGGGCCGAAAGAAGACGGGCAATTAAGTTTGGAGCAGTACAACCTGGAAGAAGTGGAAAAACTCCTGATCCGCAAAGTGCTCAAAAAATACAACGGCAACATTACACAGGCCGCTGCCGAACTTGGGCTTACCCGATCATCTCTATACAGAAGACTTGAAAAACATGGGCTCTAG
- a CDS encoding ATP-binding protein, whose protein sequence is MNNVFSDFRSRVILRVILIGLSMGLFVYMLGNENMIFAAILTFVIIILQLVELFRFVSQTNRKLTRFLESVKYSDFISGFTADHKLGRSFKDLNLAFNEVLEAFRRARSEKEEHWQYLNTIVQQVRTGLLSYDAEGNIQLINANARKFMNIQAIKKIHDLKEINPKLYQSIVETEAGKSTLFKGGNELYLTIQATELRIRGNDVRLITLQNIQPELQKQELEAWQNLTRVLRHEIMNSITPISSLTSTLKDVLEYDLQKKDGHYELKTEGAEDLKEGLNTIENRSKGLIKFIDAYREYTSLPKPKLKSIRLKDIIEKVATLMKPDIKKHNINFSYTCSSEYLTIQADEEMIEQVLINLLKNAVEALAETKNPTLELRGLYDESSVKIEVIDNGAGIIKEAIEKIFVPFYSTKRTGSGIGLSLSRQIMQMHNGSISVESEPDVKTVFTLRF, encoded by the coding sequence GTGAATAACGTATTCAGCGACTTTCGTTCCCGCGTCATTCTGCGTGTAATCCTGATCGGATTGAGCATGGGCCTGTTTGTATACATGCTCGGAAACGAAAATATGATTTTCGCGGCTATACTCACTTTCGTGATTATCATTCTTCAACTGGTGGAGCTCTTTCGTTTTGTGAGTCAAACCAACCGAAAGCTTACCCGTTTTCTCGAATCGGTTAAATATTCCGATTTTATTTCTGGCTTTACAGCCGATCATAAACTCGGAAGAAGTTTTAAAGACCTTAACCTTGCCTTCAATGAAGTATTGGAAGCATTTCGCAGAGCACGCTCAGAAAAAGAAGAGCATTGGCAATACCTGAACACCATCGTTCAACAAGTACGCACCGGGCTACTTTCTTACGATGCGGAGGGAAACATTCAGCTAATCAATGCGAACGCACGAAAGTTCATGAATATACAAGCGATTAAAAAAATTCATGACCTGAAAGAAATAAATCCTAAGCTCTATCAATCCATCGTAGAAACAGAAGCCGGAAAAAGTACGTTGTTCAAAGGTGGCAATGAATTATACTTAACCATTCAAGCCACTGAACTTCGCATCCGCGGAAACGATGTAAGGCTGATTACCTTACAAAACATTCAACCGGAATTACAAAAGCAGGAACTTGAAGCCTGGCAAAATCTTACGCGCGTGTTGCGTCATGAAATCATGAATTCCATTACACCCATTTCCTCGCTCACTTCTACCCTTAAAGATGTATTGGAATACGATCTTCAAAAAAAAGATGGGCACTACGAATTAAAAACTGAAGGTGCAGAAGATTTAAAGGAAGGACTGAACACCATTGAGAACAGAAGTAAAGGCCTTATAAAATTTATCGATGCTTATCGCGAATATACTTCGTTGCCAAAGCCGAAATTAAAATCCATTCGACTGAAGGACATCATCGAAAAGGTGGCAACCTTAATGAAGCCCGATATCAAGAAGCACAACATTAATTTTTCATACACGTGCTCCTCCGAATACTTGACGATACAGGCCGATGAGGAAATGATTGAGCAGGTATTGATTAATTTATTGAAAAATGCGGTAGAAGCATTGGCTGAAACAAAAAATCCGACTCTTGAACTTCGCGGCCTTTACGATGAGAGCTCTGTGAAAATTGAAGTAATCGACAACGGAGCGGGCATCATTAAAGAAGCGATTGAAAAGATATTTGTGCCATTTTACTCCACCAAACGCACAGGCTCAGGTATTGGCCTGAGCCTGTCGCGGCAGATTATGCAAATGCACAACGGCTCCATTTCAGTTGAATCGGAGCCAGATGTAAAGACGGTGTTTACGCTGCGATTCTAA
- a CDS encoding HNH endonuclease, translating into MNSRVLVLNQDFSPLMVCSVQRAFVLVYLNKSEMIRPANGHKLHSVTQSFPMPSVIRLNRYVRAPYKGVALTRQNIFKRDNFECQYCGTKRELTLDHIIPSSKGGQHTWVNLVTACKSCNAKKGDFTPEEAGMPLRKKPHKPSYSLFLRELSTHHGNEWDEFLG; encoded by the coding sequence ATGAATAGCCGGGTTTTGGTACTTAATCAGGATTTTAGCCCGTTAATGGTTTGCTCCGTTCAACGCGCTTTTGTGCTGGTATACCTGAACAAAAGCGAAATGATACGACCCGCCAACGGGCATAAACTGCATTCGGTAACCCAAAGTTTTCCCATGCCTTCCGTTATTCGCCTAAACCGGTATGTTCGGGCCCCTTATAAGGGTGTGGCGCTTACGCGGCAAAATATTTTCAAGCGCGATAATTTTGAGTGCCAGTATTGTGGCACAAAAAGAGAACTTACGTTAGATCACATCATTCCGAGTTCAAAAGGCGGGCAGCACACCTGGGTAAACCTGGTGACTGCCTGTAAAAGTTGTAACGCGAAGAAAGGCGACTTTACCCCGGAGGAGGCCGGTATGCCGTTACGCAAAAAGCCACACAAACCTTCGTACTCGCTTTTCCTTCGCGAGCTCTCTACCCATCATGGAAATGAGTGGGATGAGTTTTTAGGGTGA
- a CDS encoding C40 family peptidase, producing the protein MVNNGLPEFGVCRLSIVPMRAEPSHRAEQVSQLLFGDHYEVHEISKDKRWLRIHMYYDQCEGWIDFRQHHPISREYYDYINRADFKITTDPSSTILYNKSPLMILMGSIIPISGSELFKMEEQFAFNGDSKSLGVKREADYLKTIAMKYLNAPYQWGGKSLFGIDDAGLVQMIFKISGYRLGRTVAEQARYGKSVASLADAQPGDLIFLNSGKGEPNHVGIYLENERIIHASGKVRIDHINEEGILNLDTKVYTHSLREIRRVLAE; encoded by the coding sequence ATGGTGAATAACGGACTACCAGAATTCGGAGTATGCAGGCTGAGCATAGTGCCCATGCGGGCAGAACCTTCTCATCGCGCTGAGCAGGTTTCGCAATTGCTATTTGGGGATCATTATGAAGTGCATGAAATAAGCAAAGACAAACGCTGGCTTCGTATTCACATGTATTACGATCAGTGTGAAGGATGGATTGACTTTCGTCAGCATCATCCGATATCCAGGGAATACTATGATTACATCAACCGTGCTGATTTTAAGATTACCACGGATCCATCCTCTACCATTTTATACAACAAAAGTCCGTTGATGATTTTAATGGGAAGCATCATTCCCATCTCCGGTTCAGAGTTGTTTAAGATGGAGGAACAGTTTGCGTTTAATGGTGATTCAAAAAGCCTGGGTGTAAAACGCGAAGCTGATTACCTGAAAACGATCGCCATGAAATACCTAAACGCTCCCTATCAATGGGGTGGTAAATCATTGTTTGGTATTGATGATGCCGGATTGGTGCAGATGATCTTTAAGATTAGCGGGTATCGTTTAGGACGAACTGTTGCTGAGCAGGCCCGGTATGGAAAATCAGTGGCCAGCCTGGCAGATGCACAGCCCGGAGATTTAATTTTTTTGAATTCCGGAAAGGGAGAGCCAAATCATGTGGGTATATACCTGGAAAATGAACGGATCATTCATGCCTCGGGCAAAGTCAGAATTGACCACATCAATGAGGAGGGAATTTTAAACCTCGATACCAAAGTTTATACGCACAGCCTTAGGGAAATCCGTAGGGTTTTAGCTGAATAA